In a genomic window of Halalkalicoccus sp. CG83:
- a CDS encoding precorrin-8X methylmutase encodes MTTDATGATDDDEFEEYADLGATTENAMEIAETSMEIVRQFVPDGTLADRVRQKAVHSTGDIEFQHLLRFTDPGGDEAEPVRSGARAVLDERPIVTDITMAKAGITNRGHDCETRKAISNGAELAAETGMTRTAASVLELDRQGVYDGSIAVVGNAPTAALALADCIEQGTRPAVVVATPVGFVKAVESRERVREVSAEHGVPAITNVGRRGGSGLAAALTNELIHVATDARNGEVEL; translated from the coding sequence ATGACGACTGACGCGACCGGCGCTACGGACGACGACGAGTTCGAGGAGTACGCCGACCTCGGCGCGACGACCGAGAACGCCATGGAGATCGCCGAGACGAGCATGGAGATCGTCCGGCAGTTCGTCCCCGACGGGACGCTCGCCGATCGCGTCCGTCAGAAGGCGGTCCACTCGACGGGCGACATCGAGTTCCAACACCTGCTGCGGTTTACGGATCCCGGGGGGGACGAGGCCGAGCCGGTTCGCTCCGGCGCGCGCGCCGTCCTCGACGAACGGCCGATCGTCACCGACATCACGATGGCGAAGGCGGGAATCACGAACCGGGGACACGACTGCGAGACGCGAAAGGCGATCAGCAACGGCGCCGAACTCGCCGCGGAGACGGGGATGACACGAACCGCGGCCTCGGTGCTCGAACTCGACAGGCAGGGGGTCTACGACGGCTCGATCGCGGTCGTCGGGAACGCGCCGACCGCGGCGCTCGCGCTCGCCGACTGTATCGAACAGGGCACCCGACCCGCGGTCGTCGTCGCCACCCCGGTCGGCTTCGTGAAGGCGGTCGAGAGCCGCGAGCGCGTCCGCGAGGTGAGTGCGGAACACGGCGTGCCCGCGATCACGAACGTGGGTCGGCGGGGCGGCAGCGGGCTGGCGGCGGCGCTGACGAACGAGCTGATCCACGTCGCGACGGACGCGAGAAACGGCGAGGTCGAACTGTGA